A genome region from Bacteroides stercoris ATCC 43183 includes the following:
- a CDS encoding DUF5686 family protein has protein sequence MFFGEISSSENENGIKVEVITFFLYLFPHKKILRLKHIICIWIGICFLCASLQKAGATAVPQSYAGQRAYADSIMDKVIFFAPFYERVVDEYKAELYIKGWANIRKKNHLLRFIPSMFRMKKGVREYMMETYSELHYTAPDIYDQKVKASVGTSSELWELDGRLLEYFHINIYSSTLLYDKLLSPLASNAKKFYTYYIDSIMGEAHNREFRIRFMPKSKSFQLVGGYMVVSDNVWSVREIRFSGRSEMLRFNNLVRMGQVGSANEFLPVHFNIDATFRLLGNVIDGSYTAVLDYKEISQKDPAVVRNRTKSKYDLSESYTLLTDTNAYRRDTAHFNKLRPIPLTSHEKKLYEDFFLRRDTLLYKKKPKNKRLEFWGQIGDALVSKYTVDLAKMGSVRCSPLINPLLLSYSKSNGFSYRQEFKYNRLFKGDRLLRIVPKLGYNFKRKEFYWSVNSDFDYWPRKRAALHVSVGNGNRIYSSDVLDDLKAIPDSIFDFDQIHLDYFKDLYLHIRHSWEIVNGLTLDVGLSLHRRTEVERSKFVLVYPDAPNVMSAGVSSVYPGFDPSVLKKFRHSYNSFAPRVRLTWTPGQYYYMSGDRKINLHSKYPTVSVDWERGISGVMHSTGKYERIEVDFQHNIPLGLMRDIYYRFGWGAFTNQKELYFVDFANLARSNLPVGWNDEIGGVFQLLDGRWYNSSRKYIRGHFTYEAPFLLLRHLKKYTQYVLNERLYLNALVVPHLNPYLELGYGIGTHIFDFGVFTSFANWKYQEVGVKFTFELFNR, from the coding sequence ATGTTTTTTGGAGAAATATCGTCCTCTGAAAATGAAAATGGAATAAAGGTGGAAGTTATTACTTTTTTTCTATATTTGTTCCCTCATAAGAAGATATTGCGGTTGAAACATATTATATGTATATGGATAGGAATCTGTTTCTTGTGTGCAAGTTTGCAGAAGGCGGGTGCTACGGCTGTTCCCCAATCGTATGCGGGACAACGGGCTTATGCGGATTCCATTATGGACAAGGTTATCTTCTTTGCGCCTTTTTACGAGCGCGTTGTCGATGAGTACAAGGCGGAACTTTATATAAAAGGCTGGGCAAACATCCGCAAGAAAAATCATCTGCTCCGCTTTATCCCTTCCATGTTCCGTATGAAGAAAGGGGTCCGGGAGTATATGATGGAGACATACAGCGAACTGCATTATACCGCTCCCGATATTTACGACCAGAAAGTGAAAGCCAGTGTGGGCACTTCTTCCGAACTTTGGGAACTGGACGGCCGTTTGCTTGAATACTTCCACATCAATATCTACTCTTCCACCTTGCTGTATGATAAGCTGCTCTCCCCGCTGGCTTCCAATGCAAAGAAATTCTATACCTATTATATAGATTCCATAATGGGTGAAGCGCACAACCGTGAGTTCCGTATCCGTTTTATGCCGAAGAGCAAGAGTTTTCAGCTCGTGGGGGGATACATGGTGGTCAGCGACAATGTGTGGAGTGTGCGCGAGATTCGTTTTTCCGGGCGTTCCGAGATGCTGCGTTTTAATAATCTGGTAAGAATGGGACAGGTGGGGAGCGCTAATGAGTTTTTGCCTGTGCATTTCAACATCGATGCCACATTTCGTTTGCTGGGCAATGTCATCGACGGCAGCTATACGGCGGTACTCGACTATAAGGAGATTAGTCAGAAAGACCCGGCTGTTGTGCGGAACAGGACAAAAAGCAAATACGACCTGTCGGAATCTTATACTCTGCTGACGGATACCAATGCTTACCGGCGTGATACCGCCCACTTCAATAAGCTGCGTCCTATTCCGCTGACTTCGCATGAGAAGAAGCTGTATGAGGACTTCTTCTTGCGCCGTGACACGCTTCTCTATAAGAAAAAGCCCAAGAACAAGCGGCTGGAGTTCTGGGGGCAGATAGGCGATGCGCTGGTAAGCAAGTATACGGTAGACCTTGCCAAAATGGGGAGTGTGCGCTGTTCGCCTCTTATAAATCCTTTGTTGCTGAGCTACAGCAAGAGCAACGGTTTCTCTTACCGTCAGGAATTTAAATACAACCGGTTGTTTAAGGGCGACCGTCTGTTGCGTATCGTTCCCAAGTTAGGTTACAACTTCAAACGGAAGGAGTTTTACTGGTCGGTCAATTCCGATTTCGACTATTGGCCCCGCAAGCGTGCCGCCCTGCATGTCAGCGTGGGTAACGGTAACCGTATCTACAGCAGCGATGTGCTGGACGATTTGAAAGCTATTCCCGACAGTATCTTTGATTTCGACCAGATTCACCTGGACTATTTTAAGGACTTGTATTTGCACATACGCCACAGCTGGGAGATTGTCAACGGTCTGACTCTGGATGTGGGGCTTTCCTTACACAGGCGTACCGAAGTGGAGCGTTCTAAATTCGTTCTTGTCTACCCCGATGCTCCGAATGTGATGTCTGCGGGTGTGTCATCTGTCTATCCGGGATTCGACCCTTCGGTTCTGAAAAAGTTCCGCCACAGTTATAACAGCTTTGCACCCCGTGTACGCCTGACGTGGACTCCCGGTCAGTATTATTATATGAGCGGCGACCGTAAAATCAACCTTCATTCCAAATATCCCACCGTTTCCGTAGACTGGGAACGCGGTATCAGCGGTGTCATGCACAGCACCGGAAAGTACGAACGTATTGAAGTGGACTTCCAGCACAACATCCCGTTGGGATTGATGCGTGACATTTACTACCGCTTCGGCTGGGGTGCTTTTACGAATCAGAAAGAGCTTTATTTTGTGGATTTCGCCAATCTGGCCCGTTCCAATCTTCCCGTAGGCTGGAATGATGAAATCGGCGGAGTGTTCCAGTTGCTCGACGGGCGTTGGTATAACTCGTCCCGTAAGTACATCCGCGGGCATTTTACGTACGAGGCTCCTTTCCTGCTGCTCCGCCACTTGAAGAAATATACTCAATACGTATTGAATGAACGGTTGTATCTGAATGCTCTGGTGGTTCCCCACCTGAATCCTTATCTTGAGCTTGGGTATGGCATCGGTACGCACATCTTCGATTTCGGCGTTTTTACAAGCTTTGCAAACTGGAAGTACCAGGAAGTAGGGGTTAAGTTTACGTTTGAGTTGTTCAATAGGTAG
- the coaW gene encoding type II pantothenate kinase, giving the protein MGIVIGIDVGGSTTKIVGLNKGKIQSPMFITAADPVTSLFGAFGKYIYDNGIHLSDVEQVMLTGVGSAFVDSPLYGLPTRKTDEFIANGLGARHATDIDRLIVVSMGTGTSFVRINGDEIQHIGGMGIGGGTLQGLSRLLLKTHDIHQVAGLAAKGDVTRVNLQIGDICNNALPDLPVSATASLFGKADSNASPEDIACGIIYTVLQTIGGAAVLSALNSPVKDFVLIGNLTQLPQCREVFPKMESIYHVRFHIPPYAEYRTAIGAALAYVRENSTI; this is encoded by the coding sequence ATGGGAATTGTAATAGGCATAGACGTAGGTGGAAGCACTACTAAAATCGTAGGACTCAATAAAGGCAAGATACAGTCTCCAATGTTCATAACGGCAGCCGACCCGGTAACTTCCCTGTTCGGAGCGTTCGGCAAGTATATCTATGATAACGGAATCCATTTGTCCGATGTGGAGCAGGTGATGCTGACCGGTGTGGGCAGTGCGTTTGTGGACAGCCCGCTTTACGGACTTCCCACCCGCAAGACGGATGAGTTCATTGCCAACGGACTCGGGGCGCGCCATGCTACGGACATCGACCGGCTGATAGTTGTCAGCATGGGAACAGGCACCTCCTTTGTAAGAATCAACGGGGATGAAATACAGCATATCGGCGGTATGGGTATCGGTGGCGGAACCTTACAGGGACTTTCGCGGCTGTTGCTCAAAACACACGACATTCATCAGGTTGCCGGTTTGGCGGCAAAAGGCGATGTGACCCGCGTCAATCTGCAAATCGGCGATATCTGTAACAACGCATTGCCCGACCTGCCCGTATCCGCTACCGCTTCATTGTTCGGAAAGGCCGACAGTAACGCCTCACCGGAAGACATCGCCTGCGGCATCATTTATACCGTGCTCCAGACTATCGGCGGTGCGGCTGTGCTTTCCGCCCTGAACAGTCCGGTAAAGGACTTTGTGCTGATAGGTAATCTTACCCAGTTGCCGCAATGCCGGGAAGTGTTTCCGAAGATGGAAAGCATTTATCATGTGCGTTTCCATATCCCGCCCTATGCGGAATACCGCACGGCCATAGGGGCGGCTTTGGCATATGTCAGGGAGAATTCTACCATATAA
- the rpsA gene encoding 30S ribosomal protein S1: MENLKNVAPIEDFNWDAYENGETVTNVSHEDLEKAYDNTLNKVNDREVVDGTVIAMNKREVVVNIGYKSDGIIPLNEFRYNPDLKVGDTVEVYIENQEDKKGQLVLSHRKARATRSWDRVNAALENEEIIKGYIKCRTKGGMIVDVFGIEAFLPGSQIDVKPIRDYDVFVGKTMEFKVVKINQEFKNVVVSHKALIEAELEQQKKEIIGKLEKGQVLEGTVKNITSYGVFIDLGGVDGLIHITDLSWGRVSDPKEVVELDQKLNVVILDFDDEKKRIALGLKQLTPHPWDALDPNLKVGDHVKGKVVVMADYGAFIEIAPGVEGLIHVSEMSWSQHLRSAQDFMKVGDEVEAVVLTLDREERKMSLGIKQLKADPWETIEEKYPIGSKHTAKVRNFTNFGVFVEIEEGVDGLIHISDLSWTKKVKHPSEFTQIGADIDVQVLEIDKENRRLSLGHKQLEENPWDVFETVFTVGSVHEGTIIEMLDKGAVVALPYGVEGFATPKHLVKEDGSQAQLDEKLEFKVIEFNKDAKRIILSHSRIFEDVAKAEERAEKKAAKKSSGKRDEAPASIQNQAASTTLGDIDALAALKEQMEAGKK, from the coding sequence ATGGAAAATTTAAAAAATGTTGCTCCCATTGAGGACTTCAACTGGGATGCTTACGAAAACGGTGAAACCGTAACAAACGTAAGTCACGAAGACTTGGAAAAGGCGTATGACAACACGCTGAACAAAGTTAACGACCGCGAGGTAGTTGACGGAACCGTAATCGCAATGAACAAGCGTGAAGTAGTTGTGAACATCGGTTACAAATCAGACGGTATCATTCCTTTGAATGAATTCCGCTACAATCCCGACCTGAAAGTAGGTGATACGGTAGAAGTGTACATCGAAAACCAGGAAGACAAGAAAGGACAGCTGGTTCTGTCTCACCGCAAAGCTCGTGCTACCCGTTCTTGGGATCGCGTTAACGCTGCTTTGGAAAATGAAGAAATTATCAAGGGTTACATCAAGTGCCGCACTAAGGGTGGTATGATTGTCGACGTATTCGGTATCGAAGCATTCTTGCCGGGTTCTCAAATCGACGTTAAGCCTATCCGCGACTACGATGTATTCGTTGGCAAGACTATGGAATTCAAGGTTGTTAAAATCAATCAGGAATTCAAGAATGTCGTTGTATCTCACAAGGCTCTTATCGAGGCTGAACTGGAACAACAGAAGAAAGAAATCATCGGTAAACTCGAAAAAGGACAAGTTCTCGAAGGTACCGTTAAGAATATCACATCCTACGGTGTATTCATCGACCTGGGTGGCGTAGACGGTTTGATTCACATCACAGACCTCTCCTGGGGTCGCGTCAGCGATCCGAAAGAAGTGGTTGAACTCGACCAGAAGCTCAACGTCGTTATCCTCGACTTCGATGATGAGAAGAAACGTATCGCTCTCGGCTTGAAGCAGCTGACTCCGCATCCTTGGGATGCCCTCGATCCTAACTTGAAGGTAGGCGACCACGTGAAGGGTAAAGTTGTCGTTATGGCTGACTACGGTGCATTCATCGAAATCGCTCCGGGTGTTGAAGGTCTGATTCACGTATCCGAAATGTCCTGGTCACAACACTTGCGTTCTGCACAGGACTTCATGAAGGTAGGTGACGAAGTTGAGGCGGTAGTTCTGACTCTGGACCGCGAAGAACGTAAGATGTCTCTCGGTATCAAGCAGCTGAAAGCTGATCCTTGGGAAACTATCGAAGAGAAATATCCTATCGGTTCCAAGCACACTGCAAAAGTTCGCAACTTCACTAACTTCGGTGTATTCGTAGAAATCGAAGAAGGTGTTGACGGCTTGATTCACATCTCTGACCTGTCTTGGACTAAGAAGGTTAAACATCCTTCAGAATTCACTCAAATCGGTGCGGACATCGACGTACAGGTATTGGAAATCGACAAGGAAAACCGTCGTTTGAGCCTCGGTCACAAGCAACTCGAAGAGAATCCTTGGGATGTATTTGAAACTGTATTCACAGTAGGTTCTGTACACGAAGGTACTATCATCGAAATGCTGGACAAGGGTGCAGTTGTTGCTCTGCCTTATGGCGTAGAAGGTTTTGCTACTCCGAAACACCTCGTTAAGGAAGACGGCTCACAGGCTCAGTTGGACGAGAAGCTCGAATTCAAAGTTATCGAGTTCAACAAGGATGCTAAGCGTATCATCCTGTCTCACAGCCGCATCTTCGAAGATGTAGCCAAGGCTGAAGAAAGAGCAGAAAAGAAAGCTGCCAAGAAGTCTTCCGGTAAGAGAGACGAAGCTCCTGCTTCTATCCAAAACCAGGCTGCTTCTACAACTTTGGGCGACATCGACGCTCTGGCTGCTTTGAAAGAGCAAATGGAAGCCGGAAAGAAGTAA
- a CDS encoding ribonuclease Z — MEKFELHILGSGSALPTTRHFPTSQVVNLRDKLFMIDCGEGAQLQFRKSRLKFSRLNRIFISHLHGDHCFGLLGLISTLNLLGRTADLHIHSPKGLEELLTPMLAFFNHQMTYKIFFHAFETKEAALIYEDRSLTVTTIPLRHRMPCCGFLFAEKPRPNHILRDMIDFYQVPVYELNRIKNGADYVTPEGEVIPNARLTRPSAAPRRYAYCSDTIYLPSITEQIKGVDLLFHEATFAEDAAPRAKETFHTTASQAARIARDAEVKKLLIGHFSARYDDEQVLLDEARAVFPDTQLAKETLCISV; from the coding sequence ATGGAGAAATTTGAACTACATATTCTTGGCTCCGGTTCGGCATTGCCCACCACCCGCCATTTTCCTACTTCGCAGGTAGTGAACTTACGTGACAAACTTTTTATGATAGACTGTGGAGAAGGCGCACAGTTGCAATTCCGAAAGTCACGCCTCAAATTCTCGCGTTTGAACCGTATCTTCATCTCCCACCTGCACGGCGACCACTGTTTCGGGCTGCTGGGACTGATATCCACGCTTAATCTCTTGGGGCGTACGGCCGACCTGCATATCCATTCTCCCAAAGGTTTGGAAGAACTTCTTACGCCGATGCTCGCATTCTTCAATCATCAGATGACCTATAAAATCTTCTTCCACGCGTTCGAGACGAAAGAAGCCGCCTTGATTTATGAAGATCGGTCGCTTACGGTGACAACCATTCCTTTGCGGCATCGCATGCCTTGCTGCGGTTTTCTGTTTGCCGAGAAGCCGCGCCCCAATCATATCCTGCGCGACATGATAGACTTCTATCAAGTGCCGGTGTACGAGCTGAACCGTATTAAGAACGGTGCGGATTACGTCACGCCGGAAGGAGAGGTGATACCCAATGCCCGCCTCACCCGTCCCTCGGCTGCCCCGCGGCGTTATGCCTATTGTTCGGATACGATTTATCTTCCTTCCATAACAGAACAGATAAAAGGAGTGGATTTGCTTTTCCATGAGGCCACTTTTGCCGAAGATGCCGCCCCGCGTGCCAAAGAAACGTTCCATACCACCGCTTCGCAAGCCGCACGGATAGCCCGCGATGCGGAAGTGAAGAAGCTGCTGATAGGTCATTTCTCCGCCCGTTATGACGATGAACAGGTATTGCTGGATGAGGCGCGCGCCGTTTTTCCGGACACGCAGTTGGCCAAAGAAACGCTTTGCATATCGGTGTGA
- a CDS encoding DNA-3-methyladenine glycosylase I, whose amino-acid sequence MQDIINGRCGWCGTDELYVKYHDEEWGRLVTDDRTLFEFLVLESSQAGLSWITILKKREGYRKAFCNFDAGQVAQMTDEDVERLMQFEGIVRNRLKIKSTITNARLFLAVQKEFGSFYNYTLSFFPDGKPIVNTVHSLSDIPVSSPQSDAMSKDMKKRGFKFFGSTICYAHLQAAGFVNDHLAECICRQVKEEH is encoded by the coding sequence ATGCAAGATATAATAAACGGACGTTGCGGCTGGTGCGGAACGGATGAACTGTATGTGAAGTACCACGATGAGGAGTGGGGAAGATTGGTGACCGATGACAGGACGCTGTTTGAGTTTCTTGTATTGGAGAGTTCCCAAGCCGGACTGAGCTGGATCACAATCCTCAAAAAGCGCGAGGGATACCGTAAAGCCTTTTGCAACTTCGATGCCGGACAAGTGGCGCAAATGACCGATGAGGACGTTGAGCGTCTGATGCAGTTTGAAGGTATTGTGCGGAACCGTCTGAAAATCAAATCGACCATTACGAACGCAAGGCTGTTCCTTGCCGTGCAGAAGGAGTTCGGCAGCTTTTATAACTACACCCTTTCATTCTTCCCCGACGGGAAGCCTATCGTGAATACCGTTCACTCATTGAGCGATATTCCTGTATCATCGCCCCAATCCGATGCCATGAGCAAGGACATGAAAAAACGGGGATTCAAGTTCTTCGGGAGCACGATTTGCTACGCGCATTTGCAGGCAGCAGGCTTTGTCAACGACCATCTGGCAGAATGTATCTGCCGCCAAGTCAAAGAGGAGCATTAA
- a CDS encoding RNA polymerase sigma factor, which translates to MNPSYNEREVLALLQEESTQKRGFEMIVAQYSEQLYWQIRRMVLSHEDANDLLQNTFVKAWLNIDYFRAEAKLSTWLYRIALNECLTFLNKQRAASTVSLDAPEADTLQKLESDPYFSGDKAQMALQKALLTLPEKQRMVFNLKYYQEMKYEQISDIFGTSVGALKASYHHAVKKIEKILGEED; encoded by the coding sequence ATGAACCCTTCTTATAACGAACGCGAAGTGCTGGCGCTTCTTCAGGAAGAAAGTACGCAGAAGCGGGGATTTGAGATGATTGTGGCGCAATACAGCGAGCAGTTATACTGGCAAATCCGGCGCATGGTGCTTTCTCATGAGGATGCCAACGACTTGCTTCAGAATACCTTCGTCAAGGCATGGCTCAATATCGATTATTTCCGGGCAGAGGCCAAACTCTCCACCTGGCTCTACCGCATCGCCCTGAACGAATGCCTTACTTTCCTGAACAAACAGCGGGCGGCGAGCACCGTGTCGTTGGACGCTCCCGAAGCCGACACCCTTCAGAAGCTGGAGAGCGATCCTTACTTTTCGGGCGACAAAGCTCAGATGGCCTTGCAGAAAGCGTTGCTCACCTTGCCCGAAAAGCAACGCATGGTGTTCAACCTGAAGTACTACCAGGAAATGAAATACGAGCAGATATCCGATATTTTCGGCACTTCGGTGGGGGCTTTGAAAGCGTCCTACCACCATGCCGTAAAAAAAATAGAGAAGATATTGGGAGAAGAAGATTAA